A window of the Deinococcus gobiensis I-0 genome harbors these coding sequences:
- a CDS encoding carboxylesterase/lipase family protein, which produces MVRFLRVMTALALCAAGGSSGQDAGLWPAPLPPVTAPATQPRLLDLKVSADPPPVPGVRVQVHGGALLGRVLDNGVRVWQGVPYAAPPTGERRWQPPQPPAPWTGLRAATAPGDVCPQPMSQMPGDGRSGLRGAEDCLFLNVYAPPLPNTGRAPRTPVMVWLHGGSFRSGAGSDYAAEVLAREQGVTVVTLNYRLGALGFLAAPALTDATGSSGNYGLMDQQEALRWVRRNVAAFGGDPRNVTVFGESAGAMSLCAQLASPLSRGLFARAILQSGPCTPQGITTPLSEALNTGSAYARALGCAPQDAACLRAVPAGRLLDVPVPGRRVPGAVDLPMVSGDRVLPRAPADVFAAGEGLRVPVLLGTNRDEGTLFVAPVAEAGQDLPLWQFWGVVALLERWDAPRALASYPAGGGTVGDTAASLVTDSLFACPASDLAADLARTAPVYTYEFRDPAPPLDLAPTASVPRYGASHASELVSVFGTRLAGLADPARFTAPQADLARSIRTYWANFARRGDPNGPGLAPWSPYDPENGRVMGLAPQATGEFAGFRQAHRCGLWDRLASR; this is translated from the coding sequence ATGGTCCGGTTTCTGCGGGTAATGACGGCGCTGGCGCTGTGTGCGGCGGGCGGATCGTCCGGGCAGGATGCGGGACTGTGGCCGGCGCCTCTGCCGCCCGTGACCGCGCCCGCCACGCAGCCCCGGCTCCTGGACCTGAAAGTGAGCGCCGACCCGCCCCCCGTCCCGGGCGTGCGGGTCCAGGTCCACGGGGGCGCGCTGCTGGGCCGCGTCCTGGACAACGGCGTGCGCGTCTGGCAGGGCGTGCCCTACGCCGCGCCCCCGACCGGCGAGCGGCGCTGGCAGCCCCCGCAGCCCCCCGCCCCCTGGACCGGCCTGCGCGCCGCGACCGCGCCGGGCGACGTCTGCCCGCAGCCCATGTCCCAGATGCCCGGCGACGGCCGCAGCGGGCTTCGCGGGGCCGAGGACTGCCTGTTCCTGAACGTGTACGCCCCGCCCCTGCCGAACACCGGCCGCGCCCCGCGCACGCCGGTCATGGTGTGGCTGCACGGGGGGTCCTTCCGCAGCGGGGCGGGCAGCGACTACGCCGCCGAGGTCCTGGCGCGCGAGCAGGGCGTGACCGTCGTGACCCTCAACTACCGCCTGGGGGCGCTGGGATTTCTGGCGGCCCCCGCCCTGACGGACGCCACGGGCAGCAGCGGCAACTACGGCCTGATGGACCAGCAGGAGGCCCTGCGCTGGGTGCGGCGCAACGTCGCGGCCTTCGGGGGCGACCCCCGCAACGTCACGGTCTTCGGAGAGTCGGCCGGGGCCATGAGTCTGTGCGCGCAGCTCGCCTCGCCGCTGTCGCGGGGGCTGTTCGCGCGCGCCATCCTCCAGAGCGGGCCGTGTACGCCGCAGGGCATCACCACGCCCCTGAGCGAAGCCCTGAACACCGGCAGCGCCTATGCCCGCGCGCTGGGCTGCGCGCCCCAGGACGCCGCGTGCCTGCGCGCCGTGCCGGCCGGGCGACTGCTGGACGTGCCGGTCCCGGGCCGCCGGGTACCGGGCGCGGTGGACCTCCCGATGGTCTCGGGCGACCGCGTACTGCCCCGCGCCCCCGCCGACGTGTTCGCGGCGGGCGAGGGCCTGCGGGTACCGGTGCTGCTGGGCACCAACCGCGACGAGGGCACGCTGTTCGTGGCTCCGGTGGCGGAGGCCGGGCAGGACCTTCCGCTGTGGCAGTTCTGGGGGGTGGTCGCGCTGCTCGAACGCTGGGACGCTCCGCGCGCCCTGGCGAGCTACCCGGCGGGCGGCGGCACGGTGGGGGACACCGCCGCCTCGCTCGTGACCGACAGCCTCTTCGCCTGCCCGGCCAGTGATCTCGCGGCCGACCTCGCCCGCACCGCGCCGGTCTACACCTACGAATTCCGCGATCCCGCCCCGCCGCTGGACCTCGCGCCGACCGCCAGCGTGCCTCGCTACGGGGCCTCGCACGCCTCCGAACTGGTCAGCGTGTTCGGCACGCGCCTCGCCGGACTGGCCGACCCCGCCCGTTTCACGGCCCCGCAGGCCGACCTCGCCCGCAGCATCCGCACCTACTGGGCCAACTTCGCGCGCCGGGGCGATCCCAACGGGCCAGGGCTGGCCCCCTGGTCCCCCTACGATCCCGAGAACGGTCGGGTCATGGGCCTCGCCCCACAGGCGACCGGCGAGTTCGCGGGCTTCCGGCAGGCGCACCGCTGCGGCCTGTGGGACCGCCTCGCCTCGCGCTGA
- a CDS encoding SDR family oxidoreductase, translated as MTLPSDPAPPLSPASGCALVTGASRGLGRAMALRLAADGWPVAVNYAHDHXGAGRVAQEIVAAGGRAQAFAFDVTDGAAVRAGIEAVRAALGPVTVLVNNATGPQPMMPLEQQTWDDHLNQLVFFVKAPLLLLQACLGDLRAAGGRGRIINIGSEVVDLGNAEFGHYVAAKGAMLGLTRSWATELGPSQVTVNLVAPGWVPVERHEGDGPEGRAAYVAAVPLGRQGVPQDVAEMVAFLASPAAGFVTGQTFAVNGGRTLA; from the coding sequence ATGACCCTGCCCAGCGACCCTGCCCCTCCGCTTTCTCCGGCCTCCGGCTGCGCCCTCGTGACGGGCGCGTCGCGGGGGCTGGGCCGCGCGATGGCCCTGCGGCTGGCCGCCGACGGCTGGCCGGTGGCCGTCAACTATGCCCACGACCATNCCGGGGCGGGGCGCGTGGCCCAGGAGATCGTGGCGGCGGGCGGGCGCGCGCAGGCCTTCGCCTTCGACGTGACCGACGGGGCGGCGGTGCGCGCGGGCATAGAGGCGGTGCGTGCGGCCCTGGGGCCGGTGACGGTCCTGGTCAACAACGCCACCGGCCCGCAGCCGATGATGCCCCTGGAGCAGCAGACCTGGGATGATCACCTGAACCAGCTCGTGTTCTTCGTCAAGGCGCCGCTGCTGTTGCTCCAGGCCTGCCTGGGCGACCTGCGCGCGGCGGGGGGACGCGGCCGGATCATCAATATCGGCAGCGAGGTCGTGGACCTGGGCAACGCCGAGTTCGGGCACTACGTCGCCGCCAAGGGGGCCATGCTGGGCCTGACGCGGTCGTGGGCCACCGAACTGGGGCCGTCGCAGGTCACGGTGAATCTCGTCGCGCCGGGCTGGGTGCCGGTCGAGCGCCACGAGGGCGACGGCCCCGAAGGCCGCGCCGCCTACGTGGCCGCCGTGCCCCTGGGCCGCCAGGGCGTGCCGCAGGACGTGGCCGAGATGGTCGCCTTCCTCGCGTCCCCGGCGGCCGGCTTCGTCACGGGCCAGACTTTCGCGGTCAACGGGGGGCGCACCCTGGCGTGA
- a CDS encoding glutaminyl-peptide cyclotransferase, which translates to MRVPAPTLLCSVLLVTGALTLVPACAAKPEAAPPAPAQAGRTPVLTPMVVARYPHATDAFTEGLQYLGGGTYIESTGEVEGSSVSGVRRVDLKTGRPQREVPTPLAGAFGEGVTVLNGAAYHLTWKDGVAFALDAVTLRETGRYRYQGEGWGITTDGKSLIMGSGSPELVWRDPRTFAVQKRLTVTDQGQPVRNLNELEYVQGSLYANIWLTDRIARIDPATGKVTAWIDVSALTREVSSRSTGMTFDDVANGIAFVPERGTLLLTGKRWPTLFEVRLPGLKAEGATTGAGRARGN; encoded by the coding sequence ATGCGTGTTCCCGCCCCGACCCTCCTGTGCAGCGTCCTTCTGGTGACCGGTGCCCTGACCCTCGTCCCGGCCTGCGCCGCCAAGCCCGAGGCGGCCCCGCCTGCCCCGGCCCAGGCCGGCCGCACGCCGGTGCTGACGCCCATGGTCGTCGCCCGTTATCCCCATGCCACGGACGCCTTTACCGAGGGCCTGCAATATCTCGGCGGCGGTACCTACATCGAGAGTACCGGCGAGGTCGAGGGCAGCAGCGTCTCGGGCGTGCGCCGCGTGGACCTCAAGACGGGGCGGCCCCAGCGCGAGGTCCCCACGCCCCTGGCAGGTGCATTCGGCGAGGGCGTGACGGTCCTGAACGGCGCGGCCTATCACCTCACCTGGAAGGACGGCGTGGCCTTCGCCCTCGACGCCGTGACCCTGCGCGAGACCGGGCGCTACCGCTACCAGGGCGAGGGCTGGGGCATCACCACCGACGGCAAGAGCCTGATCATGGGCAGTGGCAGCCCCGAACTCGTGTGGCGCGACCCCCGCACCTTCGCCGTCCAGAAGCGCCTGACCGTCACGGACCAGGGTCAGCCGGTGCGCAACCTCAACGAGCTGGAATACGTGCAGGGCAGCCTCTACGCCAACATCTGGCTCACCGACCGCATCGCGCGGATCGACCCGGCGACCGGCAAGGTCACGGCCTGGATTGACGTGTCGGCCCTGACCCGCGAGGTCAGCAGCCGGAGCACCGGCATGACCTTCGACGACGTGGCGAACGGCATCGCTTTCGTGCCCGAGCGCGGCACCCTGCTCCTGACCGGCAAGCGCTGGCCCACCCTGTTCGAGGTCCGGCTGCCGGGCCTGAAGGCCGAGGGGGCCACCACCGGCGCAGGCCGGGCGCGCGGCAACTGA
- a CDS encoding DnaJ C-terminal domain-containing protein, with translation MAYKDYYDVLGVSRGASDADIKTAYRKLAKQYHPDKNQGDEKSAERFKEIGEAYAVLNDPEKRKLYDQYGHSGQVPPGAYPGGAGGAQGADFGGFDPSQFSDFFQGLFGQAGRRGGGFAGAGGFPGGAGVNLEDLLGGGIGGAGQGRRFVQNVEGELQVTLQEAFGGSDEVINVDGKRLSLRVPAGTRDGARLRLAGQGPGGGDVLLTIRVLEDARFDLDGDNLSTSIDVPAPVAALGGDVKVQTIGGAAGNLTVPPGSSGGRRMRLRGQGWPKKDGTRGDLYVRLNVTVPAQPSDEEKELYRKLRELQDK, from the coding sequence ATGGCCTACAAGGACTATTACGACGTGTTGGGCGTGTCCAGGGGCGCGTCCGACGCCGACATCAAGACGGCGTACCGCAAGCTCGCCAAGCAGTACCACCCCGACAAGAACCAGGGCGACGAGAAGTCGGCCGAGCGCTTCAAGGAGATCGGTGAGGCCTACGCGGTCCTCAACGATCCCGAGAAACGCAAGCTGTACGACCAGTACGGCCACTCGGGGCAGGTGCCGCCCGGCGCGTATCCCGGCGGCGCGGGCGGCGCCCAGGGCGCGGACTTCGGGGGCTTCGACCCCTCGCAGTTCTCGGACTTCTTTCAGGGTCTGTTCGGGCAGGCCGGGCGGCGGGGCGGCGGCTTCGCAGGTGCGGGCGGCTTTCCGGGCGGCGCGGGGGTCAACCTCGAAGACCTGCTCGGCGGCGGCATCGGCGGCGCGGGCCAGGGACGGCGCTTTGTGCAGAATGTGGAGGGCGAGTTGCAGGTGACCTTGCAGGAAGCCTTCGGCGGCTCCGACGAGGTCATCAACGTGGACGGCAAGCGCCTGAGCCTGCGCGTGCCTGCCGGGACCCGCGACGGCGCCCGGCTGCGCCTCGCCGGGCAGGGACCGGGGGGCGGCGACGTGCTGCTGACCATCCGCGTGCTCGAAGACGCCCGCTTCGATCTCGACGGCGACAACCTCAGCACCAGCATCGACGTGCCCGCGCCCGTGGCGGCGCTGGGCGGCGACGTGAAGGTACAGACCATCGGCGGCGCGGCCGGCAACCTCACCGTGCCGCCCGGCAGCAGTGGCGGGCGCCGGATGCGTCTGCGCGGCCAGGGCTGGCCCAAGAAGGACGGTACGCGCGGGGACCTGTACGTACGCCTGAACGTGACCGTGCCTGCCCAGCCCAGCGACGAGGAAAAAGAGCTGTACCGCAAGCTGCGCGAGTTGCAGGACAAGTGA
- a CDS encoding nucleotide exchange factor GrpE — protein sequence MTKDDQQGTPQTDAAETTGTEQENLKFTRQRGKTVDAEGTELDSSPENDNMAEDAEEAGFPGMDENMFAQVQEMMGKLERVDELEKENADLRGRLGRLAADFESYRTRMGQDVAAAQGQGVAKAAEQLMPVYDDLDRAVTMGSGDPAKLIPGVQAVQNRVLNTFAALGLEATGKEGEAFDPQWHEALQVVDGDADDVIVQVYQVGFRMGDRLVRPARVVVSRKG from the coding sequence ATGACCAAGGACGATCAGCAGGGCACGCCCCAGACCGACGCTGCCGAAACCACCGGTACCGAACAGGAAAACCTCAAGTTCACCCGCCAGCGCGGCAAGACGGTGGACGCCGAGGGCACCGAACTCGACAGCAGCCCGGAAAATGACAACATGGCCGAGGACGCCGAGGAAGCGGGCTTTCCCGGCATGGACGAGAACATGTTCGCCCAGGTGCAGGAGATGATGGGCAAGCTGGAGCGCGTGGACGAGCTGGAAAAGGAGAACGCCGACCTGCGCGGCCGCCTGGGCCGCCTCGCCGCCGACTTCGAGAGCTACCGCACCCGCATGGGCCAGGACGTGGCCGCCGCGCAGGGCCAGGGGGTCGCGAAGGCCGCCGAGCAGCTCATGCCCGTGTACGACGACCTCGACCGCGCCGTGACGATGGGCAGCGGCGACCCCGCCAAGTTGATCCCCGGCGTGCAGGCGGTGCAGAACCGCGTACTGAACACCTTCGCGGCCCTGGGCCTGGAAGCGACCGGCAAGGAAGGCGAGGCCTTCGACCCGCAGTGGCACGAGGCCCTGCAAGTGGTGGACGGCGACGCCGACGACGTGATCGTGCAGGTCTACCAGGTGGGTTTCCGCATGGGCGACCGCCTCGTGCGCCCGGCCCGCGTGGTCGTGAGCCGCAAGGGATGA
- a CDS encoding CBS domain-containing protein, whose protein sequence is MAILRDIMTQDLSTVDSGATLKEAASLMREQDIGNVLVMDGQTLRGILTDRDIVVRAVAYGHDLGSPVTDYATGDVLTLDAGTAVEEAARTMSDRQVRRVPVTEGDRVVGIVSLADLAVRASSEEGAAALEGISQPTV, encoded by the coding sequence ATGGCGATTCTCCGGGACATCATGACGCAGGACCTCAGCACGGTGGACAGCGGCGCGACCCTCAAGGAAGCCGCCAGCCTCATGCGGGAACAGGACATCGGGAACGTGCTGGTCATGGACGGCCAGACCCTGCGCGGCATCCTGACCGACCGCGACATCGTGGTGCGCGCCGTGGCCTACGGGCACGACCTGGGCAGCCCCGTGACCGATTACGCCACGGGAGACGTGCTCACGCTGGACGCCGGCACCGCAGTCGAGGAGGCGGCGCGCACCATGTCGGACCGGCAGGTGCGCCGCGTTCCCGTGACCGAAGGTGACCGGGTGGTGGGCATCGTGAGTCTCGCCGACCTCGCCGTGCGCGCCTCTTCCGAGGAAGGTGCGGCCGCGCTGGAAGGCATCAGCCAGCCGACCGTCTGA
- the ftsH gene encoding ATP-dependent zinc metalloprotease FtsH produces MSTPRGKWTWGWGLLAAAGVLLVGVALFSPRGRGDELSLTAFTDALRRGQVETAVITYQNGTAQIEGRLRAGAAAGGAAPATSAGSGGQAAQGGDYRTRTLPADPAIGLASLQAAGVSVTYAPASRLNVLTLISGLLTLALIGGLVMLLMRRSSGGTDAAGQFGKSKAAIISEGQIKLTFADVAGCDEAKQDLQEVVDFLRQPEKYHQLGARIPHGVLLVGPPGSGKTLLAKAVAGEAKVPYFSISGSDFVEMFVGVGAARVRDLFEQARKSAPCIVFIDEIDAVGRKRGMNLQGGNDEREQTLNQLLVEMDGFGSGQEVIILAATNRPDVLDAALLRPGRFDRQVVVDAPDVRGREQILRIHARKKPLDVTVDLGVVARRTAGMVGADLENLLNEAALQAAREGRSRIVGRDVDEARDRVLMGPERRSLVVREADRKVTAYHEVGHALAAQLLPHSDKAHKLTVVPRGRSLGSALYTPEDRMHHTRSALLDRICVALAGHAAEDIVYGEVTTGAANDFQQATGIARRMITEWGMSEVGQLALAQDSGNYLGFGPQAAAYSDHTAAQIDAELSRILNGEYARAVALLGEHVHVLHRLTDALIARESLSGEDVQQALAGGLLDKPGSAGREDDDPPAPVGLQPTPA; encoded by the coding sequence ATGAGCACCCCCCGGGGCAAGTGGACATGGGGCTGGGGCCTGCTCGCGGCGGCGGGCGTCCTGCTGGTCGGCGTGGCCCTCTTCTCGCCGCGTGGCCGGGGCGACGAGCTGTCCCTGACGGCCTTTACCGACGCGCTGCGCCGGGGCCAGGTCGAAACGGCCGTCATCACCTATCAGAACGGCACCGCCCAGATCGAGGGACGGCTGCGCGCCGGGGCCGCGGCCGGTGGGGCGGCCCCGGCCACCTCAGCGGGCAGCGGCGGGCAGGCCGCCCAGGGAGGCGACTACCGCACCCGCACGTTGCCCGCCGACCCGGCCATCGGCCTCGCCTCGCTTCAGGCGGCGGGGGTCAGCGTGACCTACGCCCCGGCGTCGCGCCTCAACGTCCTGACGCTCATCAGCGGGCTGCTGACCCTGGCCCTCATCGGCGGGCTGGTCATGCTGCTCATGCGCCGCAGCTCGGGAGGCACCGACGCCGCCGGACAGTTCGGGAAGTCGAAGGCGGCGATCATCAGCGAGGGGCAGATCAAGCTGACCTTCGCGGACGTGGCGGGCTGCGACGAGGCCAAGCAGGACCTGCAGGAAGTCGTCGACTTCCTGCGCCAGCCCGAGAAGTACCACCAGCTCGGTGCCCGCATCCCCCACGGCGTCCTGCTCGTCGGCCCCCCCGGCTCCGGCAAGACCCTGCTCGCCAAGGCCGTCGCCGGTGAAGCCAAGGTCCCCTACTTCTCCATCTCCGGCTCGGATTTCGTCGAGATGTTCGTCGGTGTGGGCGCCGCCCGCGTCCGCGACCTCTTCGAGCAGGCGCGCAAGAGCGCGCCCTGCATCGTCTTCATCGACGAGATCGACGCCGTGGGGAGAAAACGCGGCATGAACCTCCAGGGCGGCAACGACGAGCGCGAACAGACCCTCAACCAGCTCCTCGTCGAGATGGACGGCTTCGGTTCGGGGCAGGAGGTCATCATCCTGGCCGCCACCAACCGCCCCGACGTCCTCGACGCCGCCCTGCTGCGCCCGGGCCGCTTCGACCGCCAGGTGGTCGTGGACGCCCCCGACGTGCGGGGGCGCGAACAGATCCTGCGCATCCATGCCCGCAAGAAGCCGCTCGACGTGACCGTGGACCTCGGGGTCGTGGCCCGCCGCACCGCCGGGATGGTGGGCGCAGACCTGGAGAACCTGCTGAACGAGGCGGCGCTGCAGGCGGCGCGCGAGGGGCGCAGCCGCATCGTGGGGCGCGACGTGGACGAGGCGCGCGACCGCGTGCTGATGGGCCCGGAACGCCGCAGTCTGGTGGTGCGCGAGGCCGACCGCAAGGTCACCGCCTACCACGAGGTCGGCCACGCCCTCGCCGCACAGCTCCTTCCCCATTCGGACAAGGCGCACAAGCTGACGGTCGTCCCGCGTGGCCGCAGCCTCGGCTCGGCGCTGTACACGCCCGAGGACCGGATGCACCACACCCGCTCGGCGCTGCTCGACCGCATCTGCGTGGCGCTGGCGGGGCACGCCGCCGAGGACATCGTCTACGGCGAGGTCACGACCGGCGCAGCGAACGACTTCCAGCAGGCGACGGGCATCGCGCGGCGCATGATCACCGAATGGGGCATGAGCGAGGTCGGGCAGCTCGCGCTGGCGCAGGACAGCGGCAACTATCTGGGCTTCGGCCCGCAGGCCGCCGCCTACAGCGACCACACCGCCGCGCAGATCGACGCCGAGCTGAGCCGCATCCTGAACGGCGAGTACGCGCGCGCCGTGGCGCTGCTGGGCGAACATGTCCATGTCCTGCACCGCCTCACGGACGCCCTGATCGCCCGCGAGAGCCTCAGCGGCGAGGACGTGCAGCAGGCGCTGGCGGGCGGCCTGCTCGACAAACCCGGCAGCGCTGGCCGTGAGGACGACGACCCGCCCGCGCCGGTGGGCCTGCAACCCACCCCGGCCTGA
- the dnaK gene encoding molecular chaperone DnaK: MAKAVGIDLGTTNSVISVMEGGRPEVIVNAEGARTTPSVVAYKGDERLVGQIARRQAALNPGATLFEVKRFIGRRWDEVREEAGRSPFKVKEGPGGSVRIEVNGQDLAPEQVSAEVLRKMVADASAKLGTSIKDVVITVPAYFDNSQREATRQAGEIAGLNVLRVINEPTAAALAYGLERKGNETILVFDLGGGTFDVTILELGDGVFEVKSTSGDTHLGGADFDQRIVDWLAGEFQKEHNFDLRKDKQALQRLIEASEKAKIDLSSASETTISLPFITFDPETRTPMHLERTLSRAKFEELTADLLRRVREPVQRALDDAKLDKSGIDEVILVGGSTRIPAVKRIVQDIIGKTPNESVNPDEAVALGAAVQAGIIQGDSSLGDIVLVDVTPLTMGVEVKGGMIAPMITRNTTVPAKKTEIYTTAENNQPGVEINVLQGERPMASDNKSLGRFKLEGIPPMPAGRPQIEVTFDIDANGILNVSAREKTSGKEASIRIENTTTLDKGDVERMVQEAEQNAAADKQRREKVEKRNNLDSLRVQALGQIEENASAPQDAKDKLKAAADEAEEAVRSDDDAKITSAQKNLEEELRTFMTANQAGQEGGQPQAGAQGQPKADDDVIDADFKPAE; this comes from the coding sequence ATGGCTAAAGCAGTCGGTATCGACCTGGGCACCACCAACTCCGTCATCTCCGTCATGGAAGGCGGCCGTCCCGAAGTGATCGTGAACGCCGAGGGCGCGCGCACCACCCCCTCCGTCGTGGCCTACAAGGGCGACGAGCGCCTCGTCGGCCAGATCGCCCGCCGTCAGGCTGCGCTGAACCCCGGCGCGACCCTGTTCGAAGTCAAGCGCTTCATCGGCCGCCGCTGGGACGAGGTGCGCGAGGAAGCGGGCCGCAGCCCCTTCAAGGTCAAGGAAGGCCCCGGCGGCAGCGTGCGCATCGAAGTCAATGGCCAGGACCTCGCCCCCGAGCAGGTCAGCGCCGAGGTTCTGCGCAAGATGGTCGCGGACGCCAGCGCCAAGCTGGGCACGAGCATCAAGGACGTGGTCATCACCGTGCCCGCGTACTTCGACAACTCGCAGCGCGAGGCGACCCGTCAGGCGGGCGAGATCGCGGGCCTGAACGTGCTGCGCGTCATCAACGAGCCGACCGCCGCCGCGCTGGCCTACGGCCTGGAGCGTAAGGGCAACGAGACCATCCTGGTCTTTGACCTGGGGGGCGGCACCTTCGACGTGACCATCCTCGAACTGGGCGACGGCGTCTTCGAAGTGAAGTCCACCAGCGGCGACACGCACCTGGGCGGCGCGGACTTCGACCAGCGCATCGTGGACTGGCTCGCGGGCGAGTTCCAGAAGGAGCACAACTTCGACCTGCGCAAGGACAAGCAGGCCCTCCAGCGCCTGATCGAGGCCTCGGAAAAGGCCAAGATCGACCTGTCGAGCGCGTCGGAAACGACCATCAGCCTGCCCTTCATCACCTTCGACCCCGAAACCCGCACCCCCATGCACCTGGAGCGCACCCTGTCGCGCGCCAAGTTCGAGGAACTCACCGCCGACCTGCTGCGCCGCGTGCGTGAGCCGGTGCAGCGCGCTCTGGACGACGCCAAGCTCGACAAGAGCGGCATCGACGAAGTGATCCTGGTGGGCGGCTCGACCCGGATCCCGGCCGTCAAGCGCATCGTGCAGGACATCATCGGCAAGACGCCCAACGAGTCGGTCAACCCCGACGAGGCCGTGGCGCTCGGCGCCGCCGTGCAGGCCGGTATCATCCAGGGCGACTCCAGCCTGGGCGACATCGTGCTCGTGGACGTGACCCCGCTGACGATGGGCGTGGAAGTCAAGGGCGGCATGATCGCGCCGATGATCACCCGCAACACCACCGTGCCCGCCAAGAAGACCGAGATCTACACCACCGCCGAGAACAACCAGCCCGGCGTGGAGATCAACGTACTCCAGGGCGAGCGCCCGATGGCGAGCGACAACAAGTCCCTGGGCCGCTTCAAGCTCGAAGGCATTCCGCCCATGCCGGCCGGCCGCCCACAGATCGAAGTGACCTTCGACATCGACGCCAACGGCATCCTGAACGTCTCGGCGCGTGAAAAGACCAGCGGCAAGGAAGCCAGCATCCGCATCGAGAACACGACCACCCTCGACAAGGGCGACGTGGAGCGCATGGTGCAGGAAGCCGAGCAGAACGCCGCCGCCGACAAGCAGCGCCGCGAGAAGGTCGAGAAGCGCAACAACCTCGACAGCCTGCGCGTCCAGGCCCTGGGCCAGATCGAGGAGAACGCGTCGGCCCCTCAGGACGCCAAGGACAAGCTCAAGGCCGCCGCCGACGAGGCCGAGGAAGCCGTGCGCAGCGACGACGACGCCAAGATCACCAGTGCCCAGAAGAACCTCGAAGAGGAACTGCGGACCTTCATGACCGCCAACCAGGCGGGCCAGGAAGGGGGCCAGCCCCAGGCCGGCGCCCAGGGCCAGCCCAAGGCCGACGACGACGTGATCGACGCGGACTTCAAGCCCGCCGAGTAA